A portion of the Lacibacter sp. H375 genome contains these proteins:
- a CDS encoding FKBP-type peptidyl-prolyl cis-trans isomerase encodes MKYVVGLLMAVAMLSACKKKNSNECPYSAENTSASAQEEAVVTDYIAANSITGAVELGTSGLYYVIDAQGNTNKPALCNTVVVKYKGQLANGTIFDQTTGTSTASFTLGGLIEGWNRGMQLVGEGGKIRLYIPSSLGYGAAGSFNPNTGLYTIPQNAMLIFDVEIVAVYK; translated from the coding sequence ATGAAGTATGTAGTTGGATTATTGATGGCAGTAGCTATGTTAAGTGCTTGTAAGAAAAAAAACAGCAATGAATGCCCTTACTCGGCTGAGAACACATCAGCTTCTGCACAGGAAGAAGCAGTGGTAACAGATTATATTGCGGCAAATAGCATTACAGGAGCCGTAGAGTTGGGTACTTCGGGATTGTATTACGTTATAGACGCACAAGGAAACACAAATAAACCTGCGCTTTGCAATACCGTAGTGGTAAAGTATAAAGGGCAACTTGCAAACGGAACAATTTTCGATCAAACAACCGGAACATCCACAGCATCTTTCACATTGGGCGGTTTAATTGAAGGCTGGAACCGGGGTATGCAATTAGTTGGAGAGGGTGGTAAGATCAGGTTGTATATTCCATCTTCATTGGGTTATGGCGCAGCTGGGTCCTTTAATCCGAATACCGGCTTATACACAATTCCTCAAAATGCGATGCTCATTTTTGATGTTGAAATTGTCGCTGTTTATAAATAA
- a CDS encoding FeoB-associated Cys-rich membrane protein produces the protein MLSAEEKEFMQWWEQNRSKEKRLLSQLTIGLPLGLAFGFPILLSVMFRGWYKNMPYVSGSQLTIILIAVLLVVVFYAIFKMRFKWEMNEQRYLELKQKLEIEATLEEK, from the coding sequence ATGCTGTCGGCAGAGGAAAAAGAGTTTATGCAATGGTGGGAGCAAAACCGTAGCAAGGAAAAGAGATTATTGAGTCAGCTCACAATAGGGTTGCCATTAGGTCTTGCATTTGGATTTCCTATTTTGCTGAGTGTAATGTTCAGGGGCTGGTATAAAAATATGCCTTATGTTTCCGGATCACAATTAACCATTATCCTCATCGCTGTTTTACTGGTAGTAGTTTTCTATGCTATTTTCAAGATGCGTTTTAAATGGGAGATGAACGAACAGCGTTATCTTGAACTGAAGCAAAAATTGGAGATTGAGGCAACGTTAGAAGAAAAATGA